A single genomic interval of Spirosoma linguale DSM 74 harbors:
- a CDS encoding Catalase (PFAM: Catalase related subgroup; Catalase domain protein~KEGG: mch:Mchl_3534 catalase) has product METNQNGNGQNGHTPGPEFGATGLQPQDQPTDQTLTTRQGHPLTNNQNVRTVGNRGPTTLENYPFLEKISHFDRERIPERVVHARGAGTHGVFEAYGTVGDEPVSKYTRAKLFQEKGKQTPVFVRFSSVIHGGHSPETLRDPRGFAVKFYTEEGNWDLVGNNLKVFFIRDAMKFPDMVHALKPDPITNRQDGGRIFDFMSNTPESVHMLTFLFSPWGIPANYRQMQGSGVNTYKWVNEQGEGVLIKYHWEPKQGIKNLTQPEAEQIQGKNFNHATQDLYDAIEAGNFPQWELLVQIMSDDEHPELDFDPLDDTKLWPQEQFPWLPVGMMTLNKNPENYFHEVEQVAFGTGVLVDGLDFSDDKMLQGRTFSYSDTQRYRVGTNYLQLPINAPKKHVATNQRDGQMQYRVDTAPGQNKHVNYEPSSMNGLKEAPRTYPDHKPYISGNLMRQPIDRTNNFKQAGERYRTFEDWERDDLINNLVANLSGAQQNVQDKMVELFSQCDEDYGRRVKEGLQKVANGTGEQLHGQANTQVGQEAAQQAEELAHEAKPY; this is encoded by the coding sequence ATGGAAACGAACCAAAACGGTAATGGTCAAAACGGGCATACACCCGGACCAGAATTCGGTGCCACCGGACTTCAGCCACAAGACCAGCCCACTGACCAGACCTTAACGACCAGGCAGGGTCACCCGCTTACCAACAACCAGAATGTTCGCACAGTGGGTAATCGTGGGCCAACCACGCTGGAAAACTACCCTTTCCTCGAAAAAATAAGTCATTTCGACCGCGAGCGCATCCCAGAACGCGTTGTTCACGCCCGTGGGGCCGGTACACACGGCGTTTTCGAAGCCTACGGAACCGTTGGCGACGAGCCTGTTTCGAAATACACCCGTGCCAAATTGTTTCAGGAGAAAGGAAAGCAAACGCCGGTTTTCGTACGTTTCTCATCCGTTATTCACGGTGGTCATTCGCCCGAAACCCTCCGCGACCCACGTGGTTTTGCCGTGAAATTTTACACCGAAGAGGGTAACTGGGATCTGGTTGGCAACAACCTGAAAGTGTTCTTTATTCGCGATGCGATGAAGTTCCCCGACATGGTACACGCTCTGAAGCCAGACCCAATAACAAACCGGCAGGACGGCGGACGTATTTTCGATTTTATGAGCAATACGCCCGAGTCGGTCCATATGCTCACCTTCTTATTTTCACCCTGGGGTATTCCGGCCAACTACCGGCAGATGCAGGGCTCAGGTGTGAACACCTACAAATGGGTGAATGAACAGGGTGAAGGCGTACTGATCAAGTACCACTGGGAACCTAAACAGGGAATCAAGAATCTGACCCAGCCCGAAGCCGAGCAGATTCAGGGTAAAAACTTTAACCATGCTACCCAGGATTTGTATGACGCCATTGAAGCCGGAAATTTCCCCCAATGGGAGCTTCTGGTTCAGATTATGAGCGACGACGAGCACCCTGAACTTGACTTCGATCCGCTCGATGATACAAAGCTGTGGCCGCAGGAGCAGTTTCCGTGGTTGCCGGTGGGGATGATGACGCTCAACAAAAACCCGGAGAATTATTTCCACGAGGTAGAGCAGGTTGCTTTTGGAACAGGGGTGCTGGTCGATGGGCTGGACTTCTCCGACGACAAAATGCTTCAGGGCCGTACCTTCTCCTATTCAGATACGCAGCGTTACCGTGTGGGTACCAATTACCTGCAACTGCCCATCAATGCCCCGAAAAAACATGTGGCAACAAACCAGCGCGACGGCCAGATGCAATACCGCGTTGACACCGCACCGGGGCAGAATAAGCACGTCAATTACGAGCCGTCGTCCATGAACGGCCTGAAAGAAGCGCCCCGGACGTATCCCGATCATAAGCCTTACATTTCGGGAAACCTAATGCGCCAGCCAATTGACCGGACCAATAACTTCAAACAGGCGGGAGAACGTTACCGTACATTTGAGGACTGGGAACGCGATGATCTGATCAATAATCTGGTTGCCAATCTATCGGGCGCTCAGCAAAATGTTCAGGATAAAATGGTTGAACTGTTCAGTCAGTGCGACGAGGATTATGGTCGGCGCGTGAAGGAAGGCCTGCAAAAAGTAGCAAACGGCACAGGCGAGCAACTACACGGCCAGGCAAATACCCAGGTTGGGCAGGAAGCTGCGCAACAGGCCGAGGAATTGGCCCACGAAGCCAAACCCTATTAA
- a CDS encoding transcriptional regulator, AsnC family (PFAM: Transcription regulator, AsnC-type-like~SMART: Transcription regulator, AsnC-type~KEGG: pmy:Pmen_4299 AsnC family transcriptional regulator), producing the protein MENLDNTDRKILTLLQQNARLTIQEIGQRINLSKTPVHERIKRLEREGIIERYVTILNKKKLGNLLMVYCQVTLDRQTRDAFADFEGAIRLLPDVLECNRVSGTFDYLLKIVSRDMETYNYFYQEQLSVIPGTLHISSFFVMADVKSSTIVPLE; encoded by the coding sequence ATGGAGAACCTGGATAATACTGATCGCAAAATTCTTACCCTGCTTCAGCAGAATGCCCGACTAACGATACAGGAAATAGGGCAACGAATTAATCTGTCAAAAACACCCGTACACGAGCGTATCAAACGACTCGAACGGGAGGGTATCATAGAGCGGTACGTAACGATACTTAACAAGAAGAAACTGGGAAATTTGTTAATGGTGTATTGTCAGGTAACCCTGGACCGGCAAACCCGCGATGCGTTCGCCGATTTTGAAGGTGCTATTCGTCTTTTACCCGATGTATTGGAATGCAACCGAGTGTCGGGAACATTCGATTATCTGCTTAAAATCGTAAGCCGCGATATGGAGACGTACAATTATTTCTATCAGGAACAGCTATCGGTCATTCCCGGCACACTGCATATCAGCAGCTTTTTTGTCATGGCTGACGTTAAAAGCTCAACCATTGTTCCGCTGGAGTAA